Part of the Triticum urartu cultivar G1812 chromosome 2, Tu2.1, whole genome shotgun sequence genome, caggtcgggttgccaagtggctataaatagcccaccccctacaaccataaacggttggctgctcagattcagagtacggcttttgtcgtttgagagcaacccacctcgaaccctttgagagagaattccttgcgcggataaagccctaaccacccagagccaaagagaattaggcatcacttaagtcttcttgtctgtgtgatctgaagacttattacacttgaggaatgtgcatcctccagccggttaggcgtcgcgttctgagcatccaagagacattgtggattgccggtgaacaaagtctgtgaaggtttgggagtctaccttgaagacttaccagagtgattgggcaaggtctgtgtgaccttagctcaaggggaatacggtgaggactgggtgtcctgagctgcgtgttcaagactgggtgtccgggactgtgtgtcctaaggtttaaatacctagccgccctaaccagacgtacagttgtcacagcaactggaactggtccaacaaatcattgtcttcagcgagtcactggtttcatcttcccttccctttacttactgttactccttgtgaagtcattgtatgttcgcactatcttttgtcttcactgagtgactgcgtgttctgtgtggcttcacaatatcttcctacctgatccttactacattgctgctattagtcattgtgctttcactctattgaatacttgactatggcttgcctagtgtagtctaccttccgctgcagggtaataggtttatttctatcgtttatcttcataacttccacgttttgaagactttcataaaaatcacctattcaccccccctctagtcgatataacgcactttcaactttgcatcttttggcttcaatattataaaaatgtgtatcaccacgatcgagatccaacaaaccattttcatggggtgtatgaccatagaaggttttattcatgtaaacagaacaacaattattctctaacttacatgaataaccctattgcaataaacatgatcaaatcatattcatgctcaacgcaaataccaaataacacttatttaggttcaacactaatcccgaaggtatagggagtgtgcgatgatgatcatatcaatcttggaaccacttccaacacacatcgtcacttcacccttaactagtctctgttcattctgcaactcccgtttcgagttagtactcttagcaactgaaccagtatcaaataccgaggggttgctacgaacactagtaaaatacacatcaataatctgtatatcaaatatacctttgttcactttgccatccttcttatccgccaaatacttggggcagttccgcttctagtgactagtccctttgcagtagaagcacttagtctcaggcttaggaccagacttgggcttcttcacttgagcagcaacttgcttgccgttcttcttgaagttccccttcttccctttgcccttttttaaaactagtggtcttgtctaccatcaacacttgatattttacttgatttctaccttcgttgatttcagtattatgaagagcttgggaatcgtttccattatcccttgcatatcatagttcatcactaagttctactaacttggtgatgatgactagagaattctgtcaatcactattttatctggaagattaactcccacttgattcaagcgattgtagtacccagacaatccgagcacatgctcactgcttgagcgattctcctccatcttttagctatagaacttgttggagacttcatatctctcaactcggatatttgcttgaaatattaacttcaactcctggaacatctcatatggtccatgacgttcaaaacgtctttgaaatcccgattctaagctgttaagcatggtgcactaaactatcaagtagtcatcatattgagctagccaaacgttcataatgtctgcatctgctcctgcaataggtttgtcacctagcggtgcattaaggacacaattcttgtgtgcagcaatgaggataaacctcagatcacggatccaatccgcatcattgctactaacatctttcaacttagttttctctaggaacatatcaaaaataaaacaggggagctaaacgcgagctattgatctacaacatagatatgctaatactaccaggactaagttcatgataaattaaagttcaattaatcatattatttaagaactcccacttagatagacatccctctaatcctctaagtgatcacgtgatccatatcaactaaaccatgtccgatcatcacgtgagatggagtagtttcaatggtgaacatcactatgttgatcatatctactatatgattcacactcgacctttcagtctccgtgttttgaggccatatctgttatatgctaggctcgtcaagtttaacctgagtattccgcgtgtgcaactgttttgcacccgttgtatttgaacgtagagcctatcacagccgatcatcacgtggtgtctcagcatgaagaactttcgcaacggtgcatactcagggagaacacttgtaccttgataattagtgagagatcatcttataaagctaccgttgaactaagcaaaataagatgtataaaagataaatatcacatgcaatcaaaatatgtgacatgatatggccatcatcatcttgtgcctttgatctccatctccaaagcatcgtcatgacctccatcgtcaccagcatgacaccatgatctccatcatctcgatctatatcaatgtgtcgtcacatggttgtctcgccaacaattgctcttgcaactattgctatcgcatagcgataaagtaaagcaattatttggcgcttgcatcttatgcaatagagagataaccataaggcttttgccagttgctgataacttcaacaaaacatgatcatctcatacaacaacttatatctcatcacgtcttaaccatatcacatcacaacatgccctgcaaaaacaagttagacgtcctctactttgttgttgcaagttttacgtggctgctacgggctgagcaagaaccgttcttacctacgcttcaaaaccacaacgatagtttgtcaagttggtgctgttttaaccttcgcaaggaccgggcgtagccacactcggttcaactaaagttggagaaactgacacccgccagccacctgtgtgcaaagcacgtcggtagaaccagtctcgcgtaagcgtacgcgtaatgtcggtccgggccgcttcatccaacaataccgctgaaccaaagtgtgacatgctggtaagcaatatgacttatatcgcccacaactcacttgtgttctactcgtgcataacatcaacgcataaaacgtaggctcggatgccactgttggggaacgtagtaatttcaaaaaatttcctacgcacacgcaaggatcatggtgatgcatagcaacgagagaggagagtgttgtctacgtaccctcgtagaccaaaaatggaagcgttagcacaacgcggttgatgtagtcgtacgtcttcacggcccgatcgatcaagcaccgaaactacggcacctccgagttctagcacatgttcagctcgatgacgatccccggactccgatccagcagaatgtcggggaagagttccgccagcacgacggcgtggtgacgatcttgatgttctaccatcgcagggcttcgcctaagcaccgctacaatattatcgaggattatggtggaggggggaaccgcacacggctaagaattcaatgatcaattgttgtgtctctggggtgcccccctgcccctgtatataaaggagcaagggggaggaggtgcggccaggcaaggggcgcgccaggaggagtcctactcccaccgggagtaggactcccccccttttccatgttgaactaggacttggggggaaggagagaaagaggggaaaggaaaggggggcgctgccccccctccttgtccaattcggacttggggggaggggcgcgtggctgccccttggcctcctctctacttcctccactaggcccattaaggcccattaggttaccggggggttccggtaacctcccggtactccggtaaaatgtcgatttcacccggaacacttctgatgtccaaacataggcttccaatatatcaatatttatgtctcgaccatttcgagactcctcgtcatgtccgtgatcacatccgggactccgaacaaccttcggtacatcaaaacatataaactcataatgaaactgtcgtCGTAACggtaagcgtgcggaccctacgggttcgagaacaatgtagacatgaccgagacacgtctccggtcaataaccaatattggaacttggatgctcatattggctcctacatattctacgaagatctttatcggtcagaccgcataacaacatacattgttccctttgtcatcggtatgttacttgcccgagattcgatcgtcggtatcttaatacctagttcaatctcgttaccggcaagtctctttactcgttctgtaatacatcagtctgcaactaactcattagctgcaatgcttgcaaggctttaagtgatgtgcattaccgagagggcccagagatacctctccgacaatcggagtgacaaatcctaatctcgaaatacgccaacccaacaagtaccttcggagacacctatagagcacctttataatcacccagttacgttgtgacgtttggtagcacacaaagtgttccttcggtaaacgggagttgcataatctcatagtcataggaacatgtataagtcatgaagaaagcaatagcaacaaactaaacgatcaagttccatgttaacggaatgggtcaagtcaatcacatcattctcctaatgatgtgatcccgttaatcaaatgacaactcatgtctatggttaggaaacataaccatctttgatcaacgagctagtcaagtagaggcatactagtgacactctgtttttctatgtattcacacatgtattatgtttctagttaatacaattctagcatgaataataaacatttatcatgatataaggaaatgaataataactttattattgcctctagggcatatttccttcaggaagAGGTTCTCCACGTGGCGCCGACATGAGATCGTGGACCTTTTGCACGACTCGCAAGCCCGACGCGTGCAACGCATAGAGGCAGGACTACCTCCAAACTCGCTGGAGGAGAGCTTGGATGACGAGGACCGGACGATGGATGAGGCGTCCGATTAGGAACAGGCACCCACGCTAGTCGCCGGGTTCACCATAGGGCAAGCACACTTCAACAATGTCATGGCGGATGTGCCGCAGGAGGAGTACACGATGACGCCGGTCTCCGTGTTTCGGATGTTGCAAGAGGAGCAGCGGTACAACCTGCAACTCCTCGAGCAGCACCAGCTCGGAGGGCCAGATCGTCAGCGAGTAGGCGAACAAGGGGGCCATCGTGGCTATGGTCACAGAGAATCTGGGCATACTAAATGAGCAACGAGCGTTGTACGAATCCGTGAAAACTTCCCGTGCCATCCGCCGCAAGCGATGGCGGCTCCACGTCAGCGAGGCGGAGCGCGACCGTCTGTTCGCTGGATGCTCACATATACACACATACACGATGCTCACATATACGCACATACACTCACCCCTTTGAACGGACGGACGCACACCCTATCCCTATCAGCACCGCCGAGATACTAAGTTGACACAATATTTTGAGATTGACGAAGTCACCAAACATGCCCTGTAGTCAAAACAGGGATGTCTCCTTGTACTACACAAGCATCGCTAAAAAAAATAAGGTAATTCCAAAAAAAGCGAGCACCAGTGCCAAATATGAGACTTGAACCTTGGCGGGTTGATTCTACCATAACGAACATAGCTATCGGAACGACGAGTGGACAAGAACATTTGGTTCCTGGGTGTATATACATCCTATATGAAAAAATGGAATTCAATAAAAagtaaaaaaattctaaaaatatttttgaaataaactTGGCCTTCCATTTTACTCACAACAAAAAAAATCACAAAAGAAAGAAAACGTTGACTTCAAGTAAAGAAACAAAAAAATAGGCCAAAAAGTGTGAATAATGACTTCTATATAGCAATAAATTTTACTTTTTGCCCTAAAGTCAACGATAGTTTTTATCACAAAAATTTATGTACTTGTGCAGAAAAAAGTCGAGTTTATTCCAAAAAACTTCTATTTTTTTTAATTATTGTTTTTCCCATATCTGGTGACCCAAGAACAAAGGGCATTTCCAATGCTCCGTTCGCTATCTTAGAGCAGTCCAGGATAGCGAACTGAGTGCTCGGATTGCTCTAAGAAAATAATATCTAACATGACAATTTATTTCACTAAACAGAGAGTTATCATATGTTAATCTAAAATATAGTTCTTATCActaaaacaaaaaaaaactatGTTTTTTCTAACAAGATACATCAATTGTGAAATCTTTCAATACCCGACAAATAAAATACATGTATAATAGTGTGTTAATTCTAAAGTAGttcctctgtaaagaaatataaattAGTTTAGATCACTATATGGAGCAATCCGAGCACTTGAATTCTTTACTCTCTATTCTATATCCATTGCACATTCCATGCTTGGATGCCAGCGGATATCTTAAAATATCTCTAGCCAATCTGAAATGTATCTTGTTTTTTATCTGTGGAGTTGGAGTTTTTTGAGGTGGGGGTTGAAAAATATCTTATTGACCGcgtaaaagaaaagaaaactattTTGTTGACCAAAAATCAGAACACACGAGTACCCAGCTACCATATCCTCTCCGCGATCGACCAATCCACATCGTCCGGTCTCCGGTGGCCGGCGATGGTGCCTGAACGAGTGCACGGTCCAGATCAGCTCGCCTCTCGACGTCGAGAGCCCCGAGATCTCATCGCGACAGGGATAGCCGCGGGCCCCTCCGCACCGCGGTCCAATCTGCTTTCCGCGCCCACCTGGGTCCACGTACGCGTGGGGCCACGCCGACCCGCTGCCGTGTCCGTATAGTTCTGCTACTATATGCCGTCTTGATAAGCCGCGGGTCCCACTATCGGCCGGTTGTCGTTGCACTACTCGGCGAGTAAATATTTCAGGGGTGGGCCCGCATGAATAGACAGCAGATGCTGGGGCCACGGAAGCATGGGACCCACCAGCTTTTTCACCCCTCCCCATGTCCACCAGTACTAGTACTACCCTCCACAGATTACAGTGGCTGACGTTATGTGCAGTCGGCATGGTATAGTCAACCCAAGGGACAGTACAAAGGCAGAGGGCGCCGCGCTCTCTGAAAAGACGAGGAGAGCAGAGGAATACCACGGCGACGAGGGCGGCTTTCTTTCTCCTCTCCTACGCCATCGTCACCGCCGTCGGGTGCCGTGGAGATCTGCGCTGCCGCTGCCCGGGAGAACGGCGACGGAAGCGAGATGACGACGGCGGGGAGCGGCCATCGACTTGCTACCTTCCATTTCCGCCCTGGCCGGTGCGTTCTTGTTGGTTTTGTTTTTGATTCTCCGTCTGCCTCGGTTGAACTGTTCGGTCGATCTGATCTGCCTCTTTCCAACTTTCGCCGGGTTCTCCTTCTTGTCCCCTCAAAGTTTGACCTATATATATGTTGTCTTCGTCGGTTGCTTGCTGCGCATTTCCTCCTGGGTGATCGGTTCCACTTTCGAGCATCCTTTTCCGCCGCTTCAGTCTTGAAGCCTCTGAGAATTTGACGTGTTTCCTAGACTGCGCCCAACGCACGCACGCACTCCTCCGCCTTTTCTTGTCCGAAGCGATGCTAGTAGTACTCCAACACATTAGCACCGTCTAATCGAATggccattttccattttttgaaggggaTCATTTTCCTAGCCTTGCAAAAAGGAAAACAGCCATGAGAACAAAACGAACTGCATGGTGGTAATAATTTGCTAATTGCCGCTTCTCCTATCGTTGAGGTGATATCTGACGGACACATGAAGTAGCACTCCTACTCGAGCACTAGCACAGCATTCAAAATGCTTACCGGTCCATGCCGGCAATGAATACTTTGCCTACCGGAGTCACCATCACTCGATCCTAGTGGAGAGCACAGGAATGGGACGTACTGTACGCCGGGACCACCCGCCGATTGGTGGCCGGCCCTACCACTGCCACACGAGTCCGGCCCGTCCTTCCGTGGGGCCGGCACCAGCGTCCGTAATTATCGCAGCCTGGTCGTTGTCGACAAGGGACGTGTCGCCCTGCAAGTCATCGTCGCTGATGTGTGGATATTTTCACGCGGGACCCATGATACACTGGCTACAGCCGGTGGCCGGCATATCGTGTCAAAAGTTACAGTAAATCCTCGTTTCAATCTCTGAAACATGGAAAGAACTTGCCCAATTTGTGGCACCCGATTGTAGTGGAGCCCGGCCCCGGGTGTATAATTAGCAAACGAAACGTGAAAAGAACTTTTAGAGTGCACATCACAGAATTTAATTCATGGAAATATTGACAATGGCAGTCGGGCAGCAAGACGGGGAAGGCCTAATTACAAAAGGGAAACGATGGACGCAGCGGCACTGTCTGAACTCGCATCCATCAGTTTTAGCAAGACTCCAACAACCCAATGAGTGCATCCCAGCGCAGTGGCAACCATCCGATGACGAGGAGGGCTTCAGAAAACATGTAGCCTGCAGAAATTCACGTGTTAGCTGCTAATTTGATGAAACGACTGCCGTTTTAGGAGCACGGTTCTGTGATAACCCAGCAAATGTGTTGGTTGCTGATAAATCAGTTTCTTTAACATAGCCAAGGTACTTCACAGGACGAAATGCGACTCACCAGTTTTTGTTCAGTCGGGTCAGGATCTAAACCTTGCTCAGCTCCTGAAAAGGGAAATCGATAAGTTTTTGTTTATTTTTCCATGGTTCTCGAGTGATGATGAATAATACAGTAACTCCTTTGGCATCAAGCGAAGCCATTTTTTACTAGTTGCGTCAAATTAACCAATTATCTTAAGACAGGAGTAGCATTGAAGAGATAAGCAGGACCATCTTATGGACTAAAGTACCTGTTCCTTCTGCTTTTGGATGGCTTCAACCTTTTTCATGTACTCGTCTGTGATTTTCTGTAGAATTTGCACAAGAAGTTAGTCTTAGTCCCCAATGCATCGTTATACTAACTACAGGGGGGCATGGAAGTGTGTATCCTCACTTGTAGATCGGCTGATAAATCCTTCACATTATCTTCAGAAAGTTTCTTTTCCTATGTATACAAGCGCGAGCTGTTAATCTGAGGGCAAAGGTAGAATAGTCCGAACTAGTACCAGCTGAGAAGAGCAAACCTTCTCTAGCTTATCGTAGGCTTTGATTGCATCTCGTCTTATGTTTCTGATAGCAACCTGAAAAAAAAGTCATAATTATCACCCATTCTTATTAGGATCCACTAAGGAGAAGGAAATCACAATATTTCATGAAAATTATCGTGCAACTCAACATCTTGTATATACTAAAGCATGAGCATCTACAGATGTTAGAACAACAGCAGAAAAGAACAGAGATCGACATGACTTTTACCAAGTTCGGAAAAAAACATTTCTATACACCAATTTATGTGTAACAGACACAGTAAAGAGCATGTGATTTAACAACTTTCATGAAACGTCAACAGTTCATACGTGGTTGTTGTTAAATTTTATCTAATGTACATCACAATTACAACAGAAGTAATTTGTAAAGGTGAGATAAAATAACTTATCCGCAAATGCATAAAGGCTTCAGATATACTTCAAACTGTTGAAATAGTGCAAGTAGGGTGGCCAATCATAAACAAAATGCATGAAAACGTTGTACAGAAAATTAAGCCCCGGTATAAATATAATTATAAATATTCTGCTGAAAAGAATGTATAATGTGTGCCGAGGTGAGGTTGtaccttgccttcttcagataACTTGGCTACGGTTTTTGTCATTTCCTGCCCCATGAAAAAAGAGAAGATTAATTGGGAAAAAAGGTATAATAATTTTATTATCTGTGCAAAACCTATAGATTGGACATGTTATCAAGCTATAGAAAATTCCTATGCTTGAACAACTACACTTAAGCAGCACGCAACACTTACCAGATAATCCATCTAAAATGTTCACTAGAAAAAACATGCCCTTTTTACGCATCATGTTCAAATCAATTTCTGATCTTCTTTGAGTTAAAGAATGTTGTATTTTATGGTGCTAACAATCAGTGAAGGTGTCACTTGGGAATCACATAAGTTTCAGAAACATATTTTAGTACAAGAGTTATCTTTTCTCTTAGCTGGTGTGTCTAGGTCTCAGATATGAATTATTAAAGTCTCCTTACTATTATGATTCGAGAAATGGTGTGCATATTAGGATTTGTTGTTGTCATATTTTCCAATTGAATTTTAACACAAGGAAGAAGAAATAGGCACAATCATGCAAACTAAAAGTGTGACCAAACGAGCCAGAATTTAAATGCACAATACTACTAATTTAAGCACAAGAGGTTGGAAATGTAATGCACAAACCTTTCTGCGGTCAGATGTCAATGGTGGGACAGTGACTCGTATCACTTCTCCATCATTGCTTGGTGTTACCCCAATATTTGCAGCAACTATAGCTTTCTCAATGAGCTTGAGGCTGCACAGTATATATATGTCAACAACACGGGACGTACAAAGCAATACCAAGCTATGCCTAAACTGGGGACGATAAATAGCTTACCAAGACTTGTCATATGGTTGGATAAGAAGAGAAGTCGCATCTGGGGTATTTATCTGTGCAATAGTCTTCAAGTTTACAGGAGTTCCATAGTACTCAACCTGCAAGGAATTATTCGCCATATGAGCAGCTTCACCATTGCACAGTAACCTCTTTGTGCTTTAGCCATAATTGCATACGCTAATTCAATTGTTTCCAAACAATATCAATGAATTGTATTGACCACACATTGTTCCACTGATATCAGTTCAGAATTTAATGGTAACTATTAGCCTACTGAAATAACTACTGGTTCACACGTAGCCTAGTTATGGAGTAAGCCAATTAAATTGTTATACAGATACAGAAAGGACATTACACGGAATGACAGGTGCTATCATGCAATTGTTACTTTCAGAATATAAAAAAAAGGAATAATCATCAAACCTCAATCCTGTCGAGCATAGACGGGTTTGCCCGCCCAGTCCTGACGGTATTGAAGTTCGATTGAACTGTTTCAATGGCCTTCTCCATCTTTTCTTTCTGACAATACATAGTGCCAGCTAGTTAGCACCATGCTAAAAGACTTTACAAGGCAAATATTAACACTTCTAATACAGAGTTGCATTGTTATTTACAGCTTGTTCTTCAACGATCATCTTTTCTTCCTCAATTTCTTCATTAGTGGCATGCCTCAAAACTGCTCTGATACATGATAATCACAAGTTAACGAAGACTAACTTGAAGCTCATCAAGTACAAGAATTATTTAAATGCAAAACTACTCGCCTCTTGTCCGAGTGTTGAAGAACCAAAGGCACACCAAAGAAACCCACTGCTCCAGACTGAAATTTCATGAAGTTTGTGGACGAACTTAACAGGGATGAACGGTTTGAGAGACAACCACAACCTGTGAAATACAGTATTCTCTGATGAGACCTTGCCCAACATTGAGTTCTAGTAGGAATATGTACTCTGGTTGCTTGGTAAACTAGTAGGAATTACAATAAGGTAGAAACAGTACTGAGAAAGAACCACAACATGTTGAATGCAATATGCTCTGATGACTGATGATGCCTTGTCACATTATTCCTTGCTGATGAAATTATGTGAATACAGCAGTCTACTCTTATCTACTTCCTCAGTCCGGAATTAGTTGATGCTCAAACAGATGTATCTAGCATtgaaatacgtctagatacatccgtttgaGTGTCAACTAATTCCGAGGGAGTAGAAACTAGTTACTTGGAGCCACA contains:
- the LOC125536556 gene encoding ribosome-recycling factor, chloroplastic, with the translated sequence MALHAVSPAAAASPPCALSSARLPQRPGCGCLSNRSSLLSSSTNFMKFQSGAVGFFGVPLVLQHSDKRAVLRHATNEEIEEEKMIVEEQAKEKMEKAIETVQSNFNTVRTGRANPSMLDRIEVEYYGTPVNLKTIAQINTPDATSLLIQPYDKSCLKLIEKAIVAANIGVTPSNDGEVIRVTVPPLTSDRRKEMTKTVAKLSEEGKVAIRNIRRDAIKAYDKLEKEKKLSEDNVKDLSADLQKITDEYMKKVEAIQKQKEQELSKV